One region of Drosophila kikkawai strain 14028-0561.14 chromosome 2R, DkikHiC1v2, whole genome shotgun sequence genomic DNA includes:
- the LOC108070795 gene encoding gamma-butyrobetaine dioxygenase yields the protein MFQADRRELACLPSAKLEQDHQEQQKDLHRSIVVVPETDPERQDLQFPDIWLRDNCRCPECYLPQTLSRLPQLWNNLDTSVHVLRQSVDLQQQVLYIDWSDGHASQYPYDWLRERDFSAANRKRYLRESYRPEQQLWSGQDFEAIRRTFYFQELVTSDLALRQWLHHLAVYGVALVREAPLEMDVLRRLANRVGFMRRTTYGEEFSVRAQPGASNYAYLAAPLPLHTDMPYFEYLPGVTMLHTLEQSASPGGVNLLADAFYVAKIMRDRYPEQFRVLCQTPVDWADKGHDGDLHFHNIWRAPVINLDSEGRFVRINHSIPQRDSHFSVPLEQVRPWYEAMATFVRLAHEHSCRFKTTPGDVLTFDNLRLVHGRTGYDDTDQNVRHILGAFIDWDIVYSRLRVLQGVGTSPDTA from the exons ATGTTCCAAGCGGATCGCCGAGAGTTGGCCTGCCTGCCATCAGCCAAGCTGGAGCAGGACCatcaggagcagcagaagGACCTGCACAGGAGTATAGTTGTAGTCCCTGAAACGGATCCCGAGCGCCAGGACTTGCAGTTCCCGGATATCTGGCTGCGCGACAACTGCCGCTGCCCGGAGTGTTATCTACCACAGACCCTGAGTCGCCTGCCCCAGCTGTGGAACAACCTGGACACCAGCGTGCATGTCCTGCGCCAGAGTGTGGatctgcagcagcaggtcCTGTACATAGATTGGTCGGATGGCCATGCTTCCCAGTATCCTTATGACTGGCTAAGAGAGCGGGACTTCTCGGCAGCGAATCGCAAGCGGTATCTAAGGGAATCCTATCGCCCCGAGCAGCAGTTGTGGAGCGGCCAGGACTTTGAGGCGATCCGGCGTACCTTTTACTTCCAGGAACTGGTTACAAGCGACTTGGCTTTGCGGCAATGGCTCCACCATTTGGCTGTCTACGGGGTGGCTCTTGTACGGGAGGCCCCACTGGAGATGGACGTCCTGCGGAGACTGGCCAACCGAGTGGGTTTTATGCGACGCACCACCTACGGCGAGGAGTTTAGCGTGCGGGCCCAACCGGGAGCCAGCAACTATGCCTACCTAGCCGCACCTCTGCCCCTGCACACGGATATGCCTTACTTTGAATACCTGCCCGGAGTGACCATGCTGCACACCTTGGAGCAATCCGCCTCACCTGGCGGAGTCAACCTACTAGCCGATGCCTTCTACGTGGCCAAGATCATGAGAGATCGATATCCGGAACAGTTTCGGGTGCTCTGCCAGACGCCTGTAGATTGGGCGGACAAAGGACATGATGGAGACCTGCACTTCCACAATATCTGGCGGGCACCGGTCATCAA CTTGGATTCTGAAGGACGCTTTGTTCGGATTAACCACAGCATTCCTCAGCGCGACAGCCACTTTAGCGTGCCGCTGGAGCAGGTGCGACCTTGGTACGAGGCCATGGCTACCTTTGTGCGCCTGGCCCATGAGCACTCGTGCCGTTTCAAGACCACGCCCGGTGACGTGCTCACCTTCGACAACCTGCGCCTGGTTCATGGACGCACCGGATATGATGACACGGACCAAAATGTGCGCCACATCCTGGGCGCCTTCATCGATTGGGATATTGTCTACTCGCGGCTGAGAGTCTTGCAGGGTGTTGGAACCTCTCCCGATACCGCTTAG